The Calliphora vicina chromosome 3, idCalVici1.1, whole genome shotgun sequence genome contains a region encoding:
- the LOC135955302 gene encoding skin secretory protein xP2 isoform X1, with protein sequence MKFSATLALAVIVGLVACTSAFPAQKRMVYYQRPAQYYAAPQRMMYVQYMHPSPFARSTQGAEALVAGESVATGTYLQDCDHAEADVNVAGPAVAFEAPAPVDIVAEHGEDVLSEAHGVHASQAEAEAYPVAEEDTLTTFEVPADVDIVAEENEVSDDAAKVPREFNLEGADDINAPGEAFAPEVAPEEAPEVPAVDVEAPVELPAEAPVEAPVEAAVAHDLPVPAPIAPVAKPVNRYLPAKKKVYVELDQSVESAEDTGLVAASEEADEEEEEEHVAPVVTRRPARRPSAGKKPAKATAPAKKEQKPLPVGTFFPINFGGTKGGAIAIANSFSTGEGGSATSHAIAYGSPDAAALRGCVTCKKH encoded by the exons atgaaattcaGTGCTACTCTTGCTTTGGCTGTTATTGTCGGCCTCGTTGCCTGCACCAGTGCCTTCCCAGCTCAAAAAA GAATGGTTTACTACCAACGCCCTGCTCAATACTATGCTGCTCCCCAACGCATGATGTATGTTCAATATATGCACCCCTCACCATTTGCTCGTTCAACCCAAGGAGCTGAAGCTTTGGTAGCTGGTGAATCTGTTGCCACTGGTACCTATTTGCAAG ATTGTGATCATGCTGAAGCTGATGTTAATGTTGCCGGCCCCGCTGTTGCCTTCGAAGCTCCCGCTCCCGTTGATATTGTTGCCGAACATGGTGAAGATGTCTTGAGCGAAGCTCATGGTGTTCATGCCAGCCAAGCCGAAGCTGAAGCTTATCCCGTTGCTGAAGAAGACACCTTAACCACTTTCGAGGTGCCCGCTGATGTTGACATTGTCGCCGAAGAAAATGAAGTGTCCGATGATGCCGCCAAGGTACCACGTGAATTCAACTTGGAAGGTGCTGATGACATCAATGCCCCTGGTGAAGCTTTCGCCCCTGAAGTAGCCCCCGAAGAAGCCCCCGAAGTGCCCGCCGTTGATGTAGAAGCTCCCGTTGAATTGCCCGCTGAGGCCCCCGTTGAAGCTCCCGTCGAAGCTGCCGTAGCTCATGATTTGCCCGTTCCCGCTCCCATTGCTCCCGTTGCCAAGCCCGTCAACCGTTACTTGCCCGCCAAGAAGAAGGTCTACGTTGAATTGGACCAATCTGTTGAATCTGCCGAAGATACCGGTTTAGTTGCTGCCTCCGAAGAAGCCgatgaagaagaagaagaagaacaTGTTGCCCCCGTTGTTACACGTCGCCCCGCTCGTCGTCCCTCTGCCGGCAAGAAACCCGCCAAGGCTACTGCTCCCGCCAAGAAAGAACAGAAACCCCTTCCCGTTGGCACTTTCTTCCCCATCAACTTCGGTGGCACCAAGGGTGGCGCTATTGCCATTGCCAATTCTTTCAGCACTGGCGAAGGTGGTTCCGCTACTAGCCACGCCATCGCTTACGGTTCTCCCGATGCTGCCGCTCTCCGTGGTTGCGTCAC
- the LOC135955302 gene encoding skin secretory protein xP2 isoform X2, whose translation MKFSATLALAVIVGLVACTSAFPAQKNCDHAEADVNVAGPAVAFEAPAPVDIVAEHGEDVLSEAHGVHASQAEAEAYPVAEEDTLTTFEVPADVDIVAEENEVSDDAAKVPREFNLEGADDINAPGEAFAPEVAPEEAPEVPAVDVEAPVELPAEAPVEAPVEAAVAHDLPVPAPIAPVAKPVNRYLPAKKKVYVELDQSVESAEDTGLVAASEEADEEEEEEHVAPVVTRRPARRPSAGKKPAKATAPAKKEQKPLPVGTFFPINFGGTKGGAIAIANSFSTGEGGSATSHAIAYGSPDAAALRGCVTCKKH comes from the exons atgaaattcaGTGCTACTCTTGCTTTGGCTGTTATTGTCGGCCTCGTTGCCTGCACCAGTGCCTTCCCAGCTCAAAAAA ATTGTGATCATGCTGAAGCTGATGTTAATGTTGCCGGCCCCGCTGTTGCCTTCGAAGCTCCCGCTCCCGTTGATATTGTTGCCGAACATGGTGAAGATGTCTTGAGCGAAGCTCATGGTGTTCATGCCAGCCAAGCCGAAGCTGAAGCTTATCCCGTTGCTGAAGAAGACACCTTAACCACTTTCGAGGTGCCCGCTGATGTTGACATTGTCGCCGAAGAAAATGAAGTGTCCGATGATGCCGCCAAGGTACCACGTGAATTCAACTTGGAAGGTGCTGATGACATCAATGCCCCTGGTGAAGCTTTCGCCCCTGAAGTAGCCCCCGAAGAAGCCCCCGAAGTGCCCGCCGTTGATGTAGAAGCTCCCGTTGAATTGCCCGCTGAGGCCCCCGTTGAAGCTCCCGTCGAAGCTGCCGTAGCTCATGATTTGCCCGTTCCCGCTCCCATTGCTCCCGTTGCCAAGCCCGTCAACCGTTACTTGCCCGCCAAGAAGAAGGTCTACGTTGAATTGGACCAATCTGTTGAATCTGCCGAAGATACCGGTTTAGTTGCTGCCTCCGAAGAAGCCgatgaagaagaagaagaagaacaTGTTGCCCCCGTTGTTACACGTCGCCCCGCTCGTCGTCCCTCTGCCGGCAAGAAACCCGCCAAGGCTACTGCTCCCGCCAAGAAAGAACAGAAACCCCTTCCCGTTGGCACTTTCTTCCCCATCAACTTCGGTGGCACCAAGGGTGGCGCTATTGCCATTGCCAATTCTTTCAGCACTGGCGAAGGTGGTTCCGCTACTAGCCACGCCATCGCTTACGGTTCTCCCGATGCTGCCGCTCTCCGTGGTTGCGTCAC